In Nocardioides faecalis, the following proteins share a genomic window:
- a CDS encoding bifunctional DNA primase/polymerase, producing the protein MFDPNNPVPTWSVSTMQRVAQEPTLAAAAFRYANLGIPVFPCAPDGKQPLTPNGFHDATSVARVVHGWWQRTPDANIGLPTGGPTGVLVVDVDVHSSASGFAAFERARSEGYGDAWAWLVRTPSGGLHAYYPNVRSQEQRSWQVPTAHVDFRGDGGYVVAPPSRIAVDGATRSYDVIAVATHVPKPVDAAELRRFLEAPRPAPQRPPAGMPATGCRPEALARTVALTPEGGRNHALFWASCRMAENGLSHADAMSWLMPAAQYAGLPGREIEATVKSAFRIASRLGPGSSPGPTPANEGIHL; encoded by the coding sequence ATGTTCGACCCCAACAACCCGGTCCCGACGTGGTCGGTCTCGACGATGCAGCGAGTGGCCCAGGAACCCACGCTTGCGGCCGCCGCATTTCGTTACGCAAATCTCGGCATCCCGGTGTTCCCGTGCGCGCCCGACGGGAAGCAGCCGTTGACGCCGAACGGCTTTCACGACGCGACTTCGGTCGCTCGTGTCGTCCATGGCTGGTGGCAGCGCACCCCTGACGCGAACATCGGACTGCCCACTGGCGGGCCCACCGGAGTGCTCGTCGTCGACGTCGACGTCCACTCCTCGGCCAGCGGCTTCGCCGCCTTCGAGCGAGCACGCAGCGAGGGTTACGGCGACGCGTGGGCATGGCTCGTGCGTACGCCGTCTGGCGGTCTCCATGCGTACTACCCGAACGTCCGCAGCCAGGAGCAGCGAAGCTGGCAGGTGCCCACCGCGCACGTCGACTTCCGCGGCGACGGCGGCTACGTCGTCGCTCCCCCGTCACGGATCGCGGTCGATGGAGCAACACGGTCGTACGACGTCATCGCGGTCGCCACCCATGTCCCCAAGCCCGTCGATGCTGCCGAGCTCCGCCGATTTCTGGAGGCGCCCCGGCCAGCGCCGCAGCGGCCGCCCGCTGGCATGCCCGCAACCGGGTGCCGACCTGAGGCTCTGGCCCGAACCGTCGCACTGACTCCCGAGGGCGGCCGCAACCACGCGCTCTTCTGGGCGTCGTGCCGCATGGCCGAGAACGGGCTCAGCCACGCCGACGCGATGAGCTGGCTCATGCCGGCCGCGCAGTACGCCGGGCTCCCGGGCCGCGAGATCGAGGCCACCGTCAAGTCCGCGTTCCGCATCGCCTCTCGGCTCGGCCCCGGGAGCAGCCCGGGCCCTACCCCAGCGAATGAAGGGATCCACCTGTGA